One bacterium DNA segment encodes these proteins:
- a CDS encoding MBL fold metallo-hydrolase — protein sequence MDPWLVDPSYDGTWWHFPPLALGARDLPRLDYLYVSHEHPDHFDPATLQQLDKSVHVLIADFRKKRLRDQFAAMGFRTITELPFDREFACGSGGLTVRLIAPDRPWDDSAILLRQGGTTVLNVNDCHLDEATLGRLGASHDIDLAFLTFTGASQYPGCFDFPLGSKIERARCSKESHLEEFVHWARLLRTKRAVPAAGNHALLAEDQLFLNTPTYANTPAEAIEALRAGAPEIEGLQMNPGDTWTPERGHVRLKPAPDWSRRMELIEELSRETRARGAEYFASEAPAPADLWQRFHAYFTEQLTRAPEAAPSIRLCVWWTVTGEHGGEWFIDFRRDADWVQQGVPDDWNLHITIPDKLVYRGVAGLSVWDHIILSFRVRLARRPDRYMKEFWTWFCKL from the coding sequence ACCCGGACCACTTCGATCCCGCGACCCTGCAGCAGCTCGACAAGAGCGTGCACGTCCTCATCGCCGATTTCCGCAAGAAGCGATTGCGCGACCAGTTCGCGGCGATGGGATTCCGCACCATCACCGAGCTGCCGTTCGACCGCGAGTTTGCCTGCGGCAGCGGCGGCCTGACGGTGCGTCTGATCGCGCCGGATCGGCCGTGGGACGACAGCGCCATCCTGCTCCGCCAGGGCGGGACGACGGTGCTGAACGTCAACGACTGCCATCTCGACGAGGCGACGCTCGGGCGCCTCGGCGCGTCGCACGACATCGACCTCGCCTTCCTCACGTTCACCGGCGCGAGCCAGTACCCGGGGTGCTTCGACTTCCCGCTCGGCAGCAAGATCGAGCGGGCGCGCTGCTCGAAGGAATCGCACCTCGAGGAGTTCGTGCACTGGGCCCGCCTGCTGCGCACCAAGCGCGCGGTGCCGGCGGCGGGCAATCACGCGCTGCTCGCCGAGGACCAGCTCTTCCTCAACACTCCAACGTACGCCAACACGCCCGCCGAGGCGATCGAAGCGCTGCGCGCCGGCGCGCCGGAGATCGAGGGCCTGCAGATGAACCCGGGCGACACCTGGACGCCGGAACGCGGGCACGTGCGCCTCAAGCCGGCGCCGGACTGGTCGCGGCGGATGGAGCTGATCGAGGAGCTGAGCCGCGAGACGCGGGCCCGCGGCGCCGAGTACTTCGCCAGCGAGGCGCCGGCGCCAGCCGATCTCTGGCAGCGTTTCCACGCCTACTTCACCGAGCAACTGACCCGCGCCCCCGAGGCGGCGCCGTCCATCCGCCTCTGCGTCTGGTGGACGGTGACGGGCGAGCACGGCGGCGAATGGTTCATCGACTTCCGCCGCGACGCCGATTGGGTGCAGCAGGGCGTTCCCGACGACTGGAACCTGCACATCACCATCCCCGACAAGCTGGTGTATCGCGGCGTCGCCGGCCTCAGCGTCTGGGATCACATCATCCTCTCCTTCCGCGTCCGCCTGGCCCGGCGGCCGGACCGCTACATGAAGGAATTCTGGACCTGGTTCTGCAAGTTGTGA
- a CDS encoding sulfatase, producing MSDEVMNVLLVALEGARADHLGCYGYGRDTTPFLDTVARQGVRCSAAFTTAPAVLPAAASLLTGLFAHAHGATEESGALPPGVPLLPELLRGAGYRTAAFSPTPAVSPQTGLGRGFERFYTGRGQGRLAGTAADYARRASDRVLGRRDTGARRTTQALLAWLADVEEPFAAFVLYREAASPLPPPAPYDRMFGDGDATPRAAWHDGALRYLDLRLREVADALAAAGRWDRTLVVVTATHGRALAESAGEPSFSPAGLHVPLLLRAPGRVPRGFVVEETAQLTDVAPTVLSLANVAAPDAPMQGRALLRDGAATPGPSFAFAEAFRRDPADLRRKAIRGGKAQFVWRSDEANAFYDVGRDGEGGPDRLAAEVTRADRLRRALFDWLASSERWSREHGLGGARGAAPDGARDASAE from the coding sequence ATGAGCGACGAGGTGATGAACGTCCTGCTGGTCGCGCTCGAGGGCGCACGCGCCGACCACCTGGGCTGTTACGGCTACGGCCGGGACACGACCCCGTTTCTCGACACGGTCGCTCGCCAGGGGGTGCGCTGCAGCGCCGCGTTCACGACGGCGCCGGCCGTCCTGCCGGCGGCGGCGTCGCTGTTGACCGGGCTCTTTGCCCACGCCCATGGCGCCACCGAGGAGAGCGGCGCGCTGCCGCCCGGCGTGCCGCTGCTGCCGGAGCTGCTGCGCGGCGCCGGCTACCGCACCGCCGCCTTCTCTCCGACGCCAGCGGTGAGCCCGCAGACGGGCCTCGGGCGCGGCTTCGAACGCTTCTATACCGGGCGCGGGCAGGGCCGCCTCGCCGGCACCGCCGCCGACTACGCGCGCCGCGCCAGTGATCGCGTGCTCGGCCGGCGCGACACCGGCGCGCGCCGGACCACGCAGGCGCTGCTCGCCTGGCTCGCCGACGTCGAGGAGCCGTTCGCCGCCTTCGTGCTCTATCGCGAAGCGGCGAGCCCGCTGCCGCCGCCGGCGCCCTACGATCGGATGTTCGGCGACGGCGACGCGACGCCGCGCGCCGCCTGGCACGACGGGGCGCTGCGCTACCTCGATCTGCGGCTGCGCGAGGTCGCCGATGCGCTCGCGGCGGCCGGGCGCTGGGATCGGACCCTGGTGGTCGTCACGGCGACGCACGGGCGGGCGCTCGCGGAGTCGGCGGGGGAGCCGAGCTTCTCGCCGGCGGGCCTCCACGTGCCGCTGCTGCTGCGCGCGCCCGGGCGGGTGCCGCGCGGCTTCGTGGTCGAGGAGACGGCGCAGTTGACCGATGTCGCGCCGACCGTGCTGTCGCTCGCCAACGTCGCGGCGCCCGACGCGCCGATGCAGGGACGCGCGCTGCTGCGCGACGGTGCCGCGACCCCGGGACCGAGCTTCGCCTTTGCCGAGGCGTTCCGGCGCGATCCCGCCGATCTGCGGCGCAAGGCGATTCGCGGTGGCAAGGCGCAGTTCGTCTGGCGGTCGGACGAGGCGAACGCGTTCTACGACGTCGGCCGCGACGGCGAAGGCGGACCGGATCGGCTGGCCGCCGAGGTGACGCGCGCCGACCGCCTGCGGCGGGCGCTGTTCGACTGGCTGGCCTCCTCGGAGCGCTGGAGTCGCGAGCACGGGCTGGGCGGCGCCCGCGGCGCGGCCCCCGATGGAGCGCGCGACGCGTCCGCCGAGTAG
- a CDS encoding glycosyltransferase family 39 protein has protein sequence MEGAAGGAADAATRRWDPCLLGILALAAALDIWHLQWGLPNGDHSWAADAIGPITALGVARRTFASWNSGWFYFKYPPGWPFILVAASLPYLGVLYATGGWRHPTAEYPYGFADPEHALFVLSMIGRLVAVACGVGITALAYGIAARLFDRSTARWSAFLTATSYPLVFYAHTTNLDISYCFWLVLALYAAIRAAASDGWRAAALLGIAAAMALSTKEQGFAWLLPLPVLVWTLRVRAAGWRALGGSATWAMLGAGAATLLVANNAIVNPMGFVGRIAYLLGHPIGATQARLAPVEFALWKGAKEWVYLDHLRLGMDCSLGMPLLLLAGCGMLLLWRHRLAAAWLLLPVVLQYYLSLRGLELITVRYLLPITVVAGILAAVTLARLQALARARWERVAATVVASAFALLSLARAVELDLLLRNDARYAAEAWMASHLPTGATAEVYQKPAFVPRFRHGLHGRFVPMDERTIAGLAARNPDAIVTSSASHKSIDHVWTADWRETRSLLAPHPAASELLAALEQERLPYRLAAVFNQQPRLVHNRITSIAPEIRIYVRRE, from the coding sequence ATGGAAGGCGCTGCCGGGGGGGCGGCGGACGCCGCGACGCGACGATGGGATCCGTGCCTGCTCGGCATCCTGGCGCTCGCCGCGGCGCTCGACATCTGGCACCTGCAGTGGGGTCTGCCGAACGGCGACCACTCGTGGGCGGCGGATGCCATCGGTCCGATCACCGCCCTCGGGGTGGCGCGACGGACGTTCGCCTCGTGGAACTCGGGCTGGTTCTACTTCAAGTATCCGCCCGGGTGGCCGTTCATCCTGGTCGCCGCCTCGCTGCCGTACCTCGGCGTCCTCTACGCGACCGGCGGCTGGCGCCATCCGACGGCCGAGTATCCGTACGGGTTCGCCGATCCCGAGCACGCCTTGTTCGTGCTGTCGATGATCGGGCGGCTGGTCGCGGTCGCCTGCGGCGTCGGCATCACGGCGCTGGCGTACGGCATCGCGGCGCGGCTGTTCGACCGCTCGACGGCGCGCTGGAGCGCGTTCCTCACCGCCACCTCGTATCCGCTCGTCTTCTACGCCCACACCACCAACCTGGACATCTCGTACTGCTTCTGGCTGGTGCTGGCGCTCTACGCCGCGATCCGCGCCGCGGCGAGCGACGGCTGGCGGGCGGCGGCGCTGCTCGGGATCGCGGCGGCGATGGCCCTCTCCACCAAGGAGCAGGGCTTCGCCTGGCTGCTGCCGCTGCCGGTGCTGGTCTGGACCCTGCGCGTCCGCGCCGCCGGCTGGCGGGCGCTGGGCGGGTCGGCCACCTGGGCGATGCTCGGCGCCGGCGCGGCGACCCTGCTCGTCGCCAACAACGCGATCGTCAATCCGATGGGGTTCGTCGGGCGGATCGCCTACCTGCTCGGGCACCCGATCGGCGCCACGCAGGCCCGCCTGGCGCCGGTGGAGTTCGCGCTCTGGAAGGGCGCCAAGGAGTGGGTGTACCTCGACCATCTGCGCCTCGGCATGGACTGCTCGCTCGGCATGCCGCTGCTGCTGCTGGCGGGGTGCGGGATGCTGCTGCTGTGGCGACACCGGCTGGCGGCGGCGTGGCTGCTGCTGCCGGTCGTGCTGCAGTACTACCTGTCGCTGCGCGGCCTCGAGCTGATCACCGTCCGCTACCTGCTGCCGATCACCGTGGTCGCCGGCATCCTGGCGGCGGTCACCCTGGCGCGCCTGCAGGCGCTGGCGCGCGCCAGGTGGGAGCGGGTGGCGGCGACCGTGGTGGCGAGCGCGTTCGCGCTGCTCAGCCTGGCGCGCGCGGTCGAGCTCGATCTGCTGCTGCGCAACGACGCGCGCTACGCGGCGGAGGCGTGGATGGCGTCGCACCTCCCGACCGGCGCGACCGCCGAGGTGTACCAGAAGCCCGCCTTCGTGCCGCGCTTCCGCCACGGGCTGCACGGTCGCTTCGTGCCGATGGACGAGCGCACGATCGCCGGCCTGGCGGCGCGCAACCCGGATGCGATCGTGACCAGCTCCGCCTCGCACAAGAGCATCGACCACGTCTGGACCGCGGACTGGCGCGAGACCCGCAGCCTCCTGGCGCCGCATCCCGCCGCCTCCGAGCTCCTCGCCGCGCTGGAGCAGGAGCGGTTGCCGTATCGCCTCGCCGCGGTCTTCAACCAGCAGCCGCGCCTCGTCCACAATCGCATCACCAGCATCGCGCCGGAGATCCGCATCTATGTCCGCCGGGAATAG
- a CDS encoding class I SAM-dependent methyltransferase — MTAPAPPPPLVCILCGGTRTTPQFPGAAVRPAAPVTERYRITHSERQRVAGIVRCLDCGLVTLPLSYAPATSYEEAADPYYIEQAPQRIANAHRLLSLLPDGGRLLEIGCACGFLLVAARERGFQVRGVEMSAWASQHARATYGLDVHTGTLESAALPAGSVDVVVMADVIEHLFDPPATLREIHRILVPGGRLLLLTPDVGSLVARLAGARWWGLLDDHYVYFSRQTLRRMLEQEGFAVERFRAFGRAFPLAHWAFKLAPYSRALERTVSRALRALGADRLQVSINLGDQMACVAQKR, encoded by the coding sequence ATGACCGCGCCGGCGCCGCCGCCGCCCCTCGTCTGCATCCTGTGCGGCGGCACGCGCACGACGCCGCAGTTCCCCGGCGCCGCGGTCCGGCCGGCGGCGCCGGTCACCGAACGCTATCGCATCACCCACAGCGAGCGGCAGCGGGTGGCGGGGATCGTCCGCTGTCTCGATTGCGGCCTGGTCACGCTGCCGCTCTCCTACGCGCCGGCGACCTCGTACGAGGAGGCGGCCGACCCGTACTACATCGAGCAGGCGCCGCAGCGCATCGCCAATGCGCACCGGCTGTTGTCGCTGCTGCCGGACGGCGGTCGGCTGCTCGAGATCGGCTGCGCCTGCGGCTTCCTCCTGGTGGCGGCGCGCGAGCGCGGCTTCCAGGTGCGCGGCGTCGAGATGTCGGCGTGGGCGTCGCAGCACGCGCGCGCGACCTACGGGCTGGACGTCCACACGGGGACGCTCGAGTCGGCGGCGCTGCCCGCCGGGAGCGTCGACGTGGTGGTGATGGCCGACGTCATCGAGCACCTCTTCGATCCGCCGGCGACCCTGCGCGAGATCCACCGCATCCTCGTCCCCGGCGGCCGGCTGCTGCTCCTGACGCCGGACGTCGGTAGCCTCGTCGCCCGCCTCGCGGGGGCGCGCTGGTGGGGCCTCCTCGACGATCACTACGTGTATTTTTCCCGCCAGACCCTGCGCCGAATGCTGGAGCAGGAAGGGTTCGCGGTCGAGCGCTTCCGCGCCTTCGGCCGCGCGTTCCCGCTGGCGCATTGGGCGTTCAAGCTCGCCCCATACAGCCGAGCCCTGGAGCGGACGGTGTCGCGCGCGTTGCGCGCGCTCGGCGCCGATCGCTTGCAGGTCTCGATCAACCTCGGAGACCAGATGGCATGCGTGGCCCAGAAGAGATGA
- a CDS encoding glycosyltransferase family 2 protein, which produces MNGTVVETPGTAPRPKVVVVMPAYNAGRTLRMTYMELPHETVDMVILVDDGSTDDTVAVARELNLKLFLHDRNYGYGANQKTCYTEALKAGADIVVMVHPDYQYDPRLVPEVIRPIQDGEADVVLGSRLKSGSALSGGMPWWKYVSNRFLTWVENTAFDLHLSEYHTGYRAYRREVLETVNFQLNADKFIFDQEIMAQIVEAGFRIAEVPVPTRYFAEASSASFLASSRYGLGILWLVMRYEAHRRGWMRQRQFASLRHRYRELS; this is translated from the coding sequence ATGAACGGGACCGTCGTGGAGACGCCGGGAACCGCCCCACGGCCGAAAGTCGTCGTCGTCATGCCCGCGTACAACGCCGGGCGGACGCTGCGCATGACCTACATGGAGCTGCCGCACGAGACCGTGGACATGGTGATCCTGGTCGACGACGGCAGCACCGACGACACCGTCGCCGTCGCGCGCGAGCTCAACCTCAAGCTCTTCCTGCACGACCGCAACTACGGCTACGGCGCCAACCAGAAGACCTGCTACACCGAGGCGCTCAAGGCCGGCGCGGACATCGTGGTGATGGTGCACCCGGACTATCAGTACGATCCGCGCCTCGTGCCGGAGGTCATCCGGCCGATCCAGGATGGCGAGGCGGACGTCGTCCTCGGCTCGCGCCTGAAGAGCGGCTCGGCGCTGTCGGGCGGCATGCCGTGGTGGAAGTACGTCTCCAACCGCTTCCTCACCTGGGTGGAGAACACCGCCTTCGACCTGCACCTCTCGGAGTACCACACCGGCTATCGCGCCTACCGCCGCGAGGTGCTGGAGACGGTGAACTTCCAGCTCAATGCCGACAAGTTCATCTTCGACCAGGAGATCATGGCGCAGATCGTCGAGGCCGGCTTTCGCATTGCCGAGGTGCCGGTGCCGACCCGCTACTTCGCCGAGGCGTCCTCGGCGAGCTTCCTGGCCAGCAGCCGCTACGGCCTCGGCATCCTGTGGCTGGTGATGCGCTACGAGGCGCACCGCCGCGGGTGGATGCGGCAGCGCCAATTCGCCAGCCTGCGCCATCGCTACCGCGAGCTGTCGTGA
- a CDS encoding glycosyltransferase produces MRSAVSSPAAASGAPLRVGMVIGQLSTGGAEGQLLALCAALDPAVATPIVYCLSASTEPYGPLLERAGVPVRVLTGHPLRRARALRAALAADRIDVVHAWLFIADAYAWAATRCGGPRLVTTARNCKRSGGLLDRLTRRAFAASDAIIVNSRQVGDYIASVYGAPTDRLTVVYNAIDLDRFQPPPAPRPRQPPRIVMVGRLVQQKNPRLFVAAAAALRARRPDVRFRLVGDGPLRGEVEAAARAAGLAEALEMTGERRDVPALLQDADLFWLTSDWEGLPNAVLEAMACGLPVVATDVGGTSELVDAGVEGYVIDAGDRDALVARSLEILADPVRHGHMRQAARARAIQFSRAAMARTTQAVYARAVGGRA; encoded by the coding sequence GTGCGGTCCGCTGTCTCCAGCCCGGCGGCGGCGTCGGGCGCCCCCCTGCGGGTCGGCATGGTCATCGGCCAGCTCTCGACCGGCGGCGCCGAAGGACAACTGCTGGCGCTCTGCGCCGCGCTCGATCCCGCCGTCGCGACCCCGATCGTGTACTGTCTCAGCGCCAGCACCGAGCCCTACGGACCGCTGCTCGAACGCGCCGGCGTCCCGGTGCGCGTCCTCACCGGCCATCCGCTGCGGCGGGCGCGGGCGCTGCGCGCGGCGCTCGCTGCCGATCGCATCGACGTCGTCCACGCCTGGCTGTTCATCGCCGACGCCTACGCCTGGGCGGCGACGCGGTGCGGCGGCCCGCGCCTGGTGACGACGGCGCGCAACTGCAAACGCTCCGGGGGGCTGCTCGATCGCCTCACCCGGCGCGCCTTCGCCGCCAGCGACGCCATCATCGTCAACTCGCGCCAGGTCGGCGACTACATCGCCTCCGTGTACGGCGCGCCGACCGATCGCCTCACCGTGGTCTACAACGCCATCGATCTCGACCGCTTCCAGCCGCCGCCCGCGCCGCGTCCGCGGCAGCCGCCGCGCATCGTGATGGTGGGCCGCCTGGTGCAGCAGAAGAACCCGCGCCTGTTCGTCGCCGCCGCCGCCGCGCTGCGCGCCCGGCGGCCGGACGTGCGCTTCCGCCTGGTGGGCGACGGGCCGCTGCGCGGCGAGGTCGAGGCGGCGGCGCGCGCCGCCGGGCTGGCGGAGGCGCTCGAGATGACCGGCGAGCGGCGCGACGTGCCGGCGCTTCTCCAGGACGCCGACCTCTTCTGGCTGACCTCGGATTGGGAAGGGTTGCCGAACGCGGTGCTGGAGGCGATGGCCTGCGGGCTGCCCGTGGTCGCCACCGATGTCGGCGGCACGTCCGAGCTGGTGGACGCCGGCGTCGAGGGCTACGTGATCGACGCCGGCGACCGCGACGCGCTGGTCGCGCGTTCGCTGGAGATCCTCGCCGACCCGGTTCGCCACGGCCACATGCGGCAGGCGGCGCGCGCCCGGGCGATCCAGTTCAGCCGTGCCGCGATGGCGCGGACGACGCAGGCGGTGTACGCGCGCGCCGTCGGGGGGCGGGCGTGA
- a CDS encoding glycosyltransferase family 2 protein, protein MSEWPVVSVVIPMRNEAAGIGTLLDGVLAQDYPADRLEVLVVDGASTDDSAAVVRGYAARDPRVRLLSNPRRIVPTALNIAIRAARGDIICRIDGHTRVAPDYVRIGVETLRRTGADNVGGRMDAVGGGWFGDAVADATGSRFGVGAYFHFGTSEREVDTVYLGMWPRAVFERIGLFDEELVRNQDDELNYRLRKAGGRIILNPAMRSWYQNRQDVAHLVSQYYQYGQWKVRVLQKHPKQMSWRHFVPPGFVAGMAALALATPWLPTAALLARLGAGVYLAVVLVAAAQASWRRGPLAVPATALALICLHLSWGTGFLHGLILFADRWRRPEAGPPRLEDRGGDAALSTAE, encoded by the coding sequence GTGAGCGAGTGGCCCGTGGTGTCGGTGGTGATCCCGATGCGCAACGAAGCGGCGGGCATCGGGACGCTGCTCGACGGCGTGCTGGCGCAGGACTATCCCGCCGATCGCCTCGAGGTCCTGGTGGTCGACGGGGCCTCGACGGACGACTCGGCGGCGGTGGTGCGGGGCTACGCGGCGCGCGATCCGCGCGTGCGCCTGCTGTCCAACCCGCGGCGCATCGTGCCCACCGCGCTCAACATCGCCATCCGCGCCGCGCGCGGCGACATCATCTGCCGCATCGACGGCCACACCCGGGTCGCCCCCGACTACGTGCGGATCGGCGTCGAGACCCTGCGCCGCACCGGCGCCGACAACGTCGGCGGCCGCATGGACGCGGTGGGGGGCGGCTGGTTCGGCGACGCCGTGGCCGACGCCACCGGGTCGCGCTTCGGGGTCGGCGCCTACTTCCACTTCGGCACCAGCGAGCGCGAGGTCGACACCGTCTACCTGGGGATGTGGCCGCGGGCCGTCTTCGAACGGATCGGGCTGTTCGACGAGGAGCTGGTGCGCAATCAGGACGACGAGCTGAACTACCGCCTGCGCAAGGCCGGCGGCCGCATCATCCTCAACCCGGCGATGCGCTCCTGGTACCAGAACCGCCAGGACGTCGCCCACCTGGTGAGCCAGTACTACCAGTACGGGCAGTGGAAGGTGCGGGTGCTGCAGAAGCACCCGAAACAGATGAGTTGGCGGCACTTCGTGCCGCCGGGGTTCGTCGCCGGCATGGCGGCGCTGGCGCTGGCGACGCCGTGGCTGCCGACCGCGGCGCTGCTCGCTCGCCTCGGGGCCGGCGTCTACCTGGCGGTGGTGCTGGTCGCGGCGGCGCAGGCGTCGTGGCGGCGCGGACCGCTGGCGGTGCCGGCCACCGCGCTGGCGTTGATCTGTCTCCACCTGTCCTGGGGCACCGGCTTTCTGCACGGGCTGATTCTGTTTGCCGATCGGTGGCGCCGACCCGAAGCGGGGCCGCCGCGGCTGGAAGATCGCGGCGGCGACGCCGCGCTGTCGACGGCGGAGTAG
- a CDS encoding helix-turn-helix domain-containing protein has protein sequence MRLREKLTVEEKVAIALELIKRERSLDEIREHYRVSHTTAYKLRNQFLEGGRRALSRGEHDGRDLEARVRALEERVARADGDAAGDGRERARQRVTTASEM, from the coding sequence ATGAGACTGCGAGAGAAGCTGACGGTCGAGGAGAAGGTCGCGATCGCGCTCGAGCTCATCAAGCGCGAGCGCTCGCTCGACGAGATCCGCGAGCACTACCGGGTCAGCCACACCACGGCGTACAAGCTGCGCAACCAGTTTCTGGAGGGCGGGCGACGGGCGCTCAGCCGTGGCGAGCACGACGGGCGCGATCTCGAAGCGCGGGTGCGCGCGCTCGAGGAGCGCGTCGCCCGCGCCGACGGCGACGCGGCGGGGGACGGGCGCGAGCGCGCGCGGCAACGGGTCACGACGGCATCGGAGATGTGA
- a CDS encoding SDR family oxidoreductase has product MADLYLITGGAGFIGSNLADALVRDGERVRIFDDFSSGRIENLLAVRERIEIVEGDLRDFDAVRRAMRGVNYVSHQGALRSVERSVDDPMSSNAVNVQGTLNVLQAAREAGVTRVAYASSSSAYGDTEVLPKTEDLAPAPISPYAVSKLAAEHYCRVYSRLYGLETVSLRYFNVFGPKQSPESKYAAVVPLFLRAAFQGEPLEIHGDGLQSRDFTYIDNVVLANRLAMATPGVGGSVFNVACGSRHSLLDIAAIIGRFLGRELPRNHVAPRRGDVRHTQASIERITAALGFQPTVGFEEGMRRTFEWFKGQWKGSPSAER; this is encoded by the coding sequence ATGGCGGATCTGTATCTGATCACGGGCGGCGCCGGTTTCATCGGCTCCAATCTGGCGGACGCGCTGGTGCGCGACGGCGAGCGCGTTCGCATTTTCGACGACTTCTCCAGCGGGCGCATCGAGAACCTGCTGGCGGTGCGCGAGCGCATCGAGATCGTGGAGGGCGACCTGCGCGACTTCGACGCCGTGCGCCGCGCCATGCGCGGCGTCAACTACGTCTCGCACCAGGGGGCGCTGCGCTCGGTGGAGCGCTCGGTCGACGACCCGATGAGCAGCAACGCGGTGAACGTGCAGGGCACGCTCAACGTCCTGCAGGCGGCGCGCGAAGCGGGAGTGACGCGGGTGGCGTACGCGTCCTCGTCGTCCGCCTACGGCGACACCGAGGTGCTGCCGAAGACCGAGGACCTGGCGCCGGCGCCGATCTCGCCCTACGCCGTCTCGAAGCTCGCGGCCGAGCACTACTGCCGCGTCTACAGCCGCCTCTACGGGCTGGAGACGGTGAGCCTGCGCTACTTCAACGTCTTCGGGCCCAAGCAGAGCCCGGAGTCGAAGTACGCGGCGGTGGTGCCGCTGTTCCTGCGCGCCGCCTTCCAGGGCGAGCCGCTCGAGATCCACGGCGACGGGCTGCAGTCGCGCGACTTCACCTACATCGACAACGTCGTGCTGGCGAACCGCCTGGCGATGGCCACGCCGGGCGTCGGTGGGTCGGTGTTCAACGTCGCCTGCGGCTCGCGCCACTCGCTGCTCGACATCGCCGCGATCATCGGTCGCTTCCTCGGCCGCGAGCTGCCGCGCAACCACGTCGCGCCGCGGCGCGGCGACGTTCGCCACACCCAGGCCAGCATCGAGCGCATCACGGCCGCCCTCGGCTTCCAGCCGACCGTCGGCTTCGAGGAGGGCATGCGGCGGACGTTCGAGTGGTTCAAGGGGCAGTGGAAAGGGTCCCCGTCAGCCGAGCGCTGA
- the sucD gene encoding succinate--CoA ligase subunit alpha — protein sequence MSVLVNKHTRVLTQGITGATGQFHTKACKEYGTQMVAGVTPGKGGTAFEGIPIFDTVAQAVSATGANASVIYVPPPFAADAIMEAADAGIPLVICITEGIPVLDMMRVKRFLEGRPTRLIGPNCPGIITPGECKIGIMPGYIHTPGRVGVVSRSGTLTYEAVHQLTQAGHGQSTCIGIGGDPINGTNFVDALRLFQDDPDTDAVIVIGEIGGAAEESAAEFIRDHMDKPVVAFVAGQTAPPGRRMGHAGAIIAGGRGTAADKIASFEAAGVRVARNPAEMGATMVALLAERKGS from the coding sequence GTGAGCGTACTGGTCAACAAGCACACCCGCGTCCTGACGCAGGGCATCACCGGCGCGACCGGCCAGTTCCACACCAAGGCGTGCAAGGAGTACGGCACGCAGATGGTGGCCGGCGTGACCCCCGGCAAGGGCGGCACCGCGTTCGAGGGCATCCCGATCTTCGACACGGTGGCGCAGGCGGTGTCCGCGACCGGCGCCAACGCGTCGGTGATCTACGTCCCGCCGCCGTTCGCCGCCGACGCCATCATGGAAGCGGCCGACGCCGGCATTCCGCTCGTCATCTGCATCACCGAGGGCATCCCGGTGCTCGACATGATGCGGGTGAAGCGCTTCCTCGAGGGCCGGCCGACGCGGTTGATCGGGCCCAACTGCCCCGGCATCATCACCCCCGGCGAGTGCAAGATCGGCATCATGCCGGGGTACATCCACACCCCCGGACGGGTCGGCGTCGTGTCGCGCAGCGGCACCCTGACCTACGAGGCGGTGCACCAGTTGACCCAGGCCGGGCATGGCCAGTCGACGTGCATCGGCATCGGCGGCGACCCGATCAACGGCACCAATTTCGTCGACGCGTTGCGCCTGTTCCAGGACGATCCGGACACCGACGCGGTCATCGTCATCGGCGAGATCGGCGGCGCCGCCGAGGAGTCGGCGGCCGAGTTCATCCGCGACCACATGGACAAACCGGTGGTCGCGTTCGTCGCCGGCCAGACGGCGCCGCCGGGGCGTCGCATGGGCCACGCCGGCGCCATCATCGCCGGCGGCCGCGGCACCGCCGCCGACAAGATCGCCAGCTTCGAGGCCGCCGGCGTGCGCGTGGCGCGCAACCCGGCGGAGATGGGCGCGACGATGGTCGCGCTGCTCGCGGAACGGAAGGGATCATGA
- the ndk gene encoding nucleoside-diphosphate kinase — MMKERTLAIVKPDAVAKHCIGAILSRAEGAGLRIVAGKLIRLSREDAGRFYIVHRERPFYGDLCEFMSSGSVFVAALEGEGAIAKWRELMGATDPAKAAAGTVRKDFGTNVERNASHGSDGPDTARWEIGFFFGELELRAD, encoded by the coding sequence ATCATGAAGGAACGCACCCTCGCCATCGTCAAGCCCGACGCCGTCGCCAAGCACTGCATCGGCGCCATCCTGTCCCGCGCCGAGGGCGCCGGGCTGCGCATCGTCGCCGGCAAGCTGATCCGCCTGAGCCGGGAGGACGCCGGCCGCTTCTACATCGTCCACCGGGAGCGCCCCTTCTACGGCGACCTCTGCGAGTTCATGTCGTCGGGGTCGGTGTTCGTCGCCGCGCTCGAGGGCGAGGGCGCGATCGCCAAGTGGCGCGAGCTGATGGGCGCCACCGATCCCGCCAAGGCGGCGGCCGGGACGGTGCGCAAGGACTTCGGCACCAACGTGGAGCGCAACGCCTCGCATGGCTCGGACGGCCCCGACACCGCGCGCTGGGAGATCGGCTTCTTCTTCGGCGAGCTCGAGCTGCGCGCCGACTGA